In the genome of Arachis stenosperma cultivar V10309 chromosome 2, arast.V10309.gnm1.PFL2, whole genome shotgun sequence, the window ATACATTTGTCACTGTTGTTATTATTTATGACATTGAGAACAACATAGATATTTTCCAGGTGGTAGTAAAACGAATCATCACATTATTATTATCCAATATTGATGAGAAGTTCAACCTCCATTCACATGTTACTCACTTTTTAACCTATCATTTTCATTTCACCACCCATGTAGCCTTTTATAATTGAACTCACTAGCCTCTTGCCTATGCAACAAACCACCCTTAAAAAAAGATACAATAAAGTGATCCATACAGTAATCAATGCTTCAAAAGATCTTAACTTTTTCAAAACCGGTCCAACACAATTCCACTATAAAACTCTATATCTTGAGTCCTAATTTTACCATTCTATTCTTAGTTTCAACTTCTCTACTGATCTCTCTACAAGATGATCAAAATACCATCTCTTACTTTACTTCTTCAGCTTGTGCTTCTGTTGTTCCTTACAAGTACCATTCAGTTGGTATTTGCAAAGGGGAAAGACAATGTTAGAGAAGCATGCAAGGTGACAAGGTATCCCAAACTTTGTTTCCGCTCGCTAGCGCAGTTCTCCAACGCTGCCGGAACGAGCCCCAGTAAATGGGCAAGGGCAGGGGTGTCAGTGACAATAGGAGAGGTTAAGCATGTTTTAGTATACCTTGCAAGGTTGAAGAAGATTCAAGGACAAATAGGGGGAAGCAGGAGCAGAGCTGCACTCTCGGATTGCATCGAGACTTCTAGAGATGCCCTCGATGAGCTTCATAGGTCGCTTGGTGTGCTCAGGAAGCTCAGCAAAAACACCTTTGGTACCCAAATGGATGACCTTAACACATGGATCAGTGCAGCACTCACTGATCAGGATACTTGCCTAGATGGATTTCAAGGCCAAAGAGTAGGAAAGGAGATTAGGTTGCTGAAAATTAAGGTTATAAGATCATATTACATAACCAGTAATGCTTTAGCTCTTGTTAACAAGCTTGCCACTACAGGTATTGGAAGCATAGCGGATCCATAGGAAGTCCTAATAATATTGTAACAAAATTTATGTGGACTTTTCTTTCATGTATCGTAAATGTGAAACTCTCTTACTCTCATATCTAATCAAATGTTGTcatgcaaaataaaaaatattacccACGATTTCGAAAAGAATTTATTTTAACTATGTCTATGTGACCACACTTGATCGTATGTTAGTTTTAAAAGGTTTTACGCAGATATTGCatagaaattaaatttattgATGTATGCACAAGGAACTTGAATAAACTGTGAACTTAgctctttttttaattatttatctaagagtaaagtatcgtttttgtccccaacgtttggggtaaatcctatttgtgtccctaaTGTTTAGATTGTCCTATTTGTATTCCTAACatttgtaaaagtgattcaatgttatcctaccgtcaattacacatcatgaatgctttaatttaagttttaaaaatatcttcttaaagttagaatacaaatgtTTGGGATAGAGTCGATGATCCACTCCCTAAAAATAGTTTatcaaaagttgaaactaattcctacaatatttacataattcact includes:
- the LOC130961958 gene encoding pectinesterase inhibitor 6, whose translation is MIKIPSLTLLLQLVLLLFLTSTIQLVFAKGKDNVREACKVTRYPKLCFRSLAQFSNAAGTSPSKWARAGVSVTIGEVKHVLVYLARLKKIQGQIGGSRSRAALSDCIETSRDALDELHRSLGVLRKLSKNTFGTQMDDLNTWISAALTDQDTCLDGFQGQRVGKEIRLLKIKVIRSYYITSNALALVNKLATTGIGSIADP